In the Euphorbia lathyris chromosome 5, ddEupLath1.1, whole genome shotgun sequence genome, one interval contains:
- the LOC136230247 gene encoding uncharacterized protein At4g28440-like produces MADSKAGLRKPVFTKVDQLRPGTTGHTLTVKVVSTKMVLQKGRADGPQVRQMRIAECLVGDETGLIIFTARNDQVDLMKEGSTVILRNAKIDMFKGSMRLAVDKWGRVEPTEAASFTVKEDNNLSLIEYELVNVVEE; encoded by the exons ATGGCAGATTCAAAAGCTGGATTGAGGAAGCCTGTATTTACCAAGGTTGACCAGCTCCGCCCAGGTACTACGGGGCATACTCTTACTGTGAAGGTTGTTAGTACAAAGATGGTTTTGCAGAAAGGTCGTGCTGATGGTCCTCAAGTACGCCAAATGCGTATTGCTGAATGTTTGGTAGGAGATGAAACAGGATTGATTATCTTTACAGCTAGAAATGATCAAG TGGACTTGATGAAAGAGGGAAGTACTGTAATACTTCGCAATGCAAAAATCGATATGTTTAAAGGATCAATGAGACTGGCTGTGGACAAATGGGGTCGTGTTGAACCAACTGAAGCTGCAAGTTTCACTGTGAAGGAAGACAACAACCTATCATTGATTGAATACGAACTTGTGAATGTAGTCGAAGAGTAA